The Novosphingobium terrae genome segment CCTGCCGGTGTTTCATGACGATCGACAAACCCTCGCGTGGCGTGTTCCTTCTGCTGCTGGCCACGGTGCTGTATCTGACGCTGATGCCGTCACCGCCCCATGTCGCGCTCGACAATCTGCCCTTTGGCGACAAGATCGAGCATTTTCTGGCCTTTGGCTCGCTGACCTTTGCCGCCCGTTTCGGCTTTCCGCGCATGGCGGAGTGGCTGGTGTTGGAACGATTGTCGTTTCTGGGCGCTATGATCGAGGTGGTTCAAGGTTCCCCCGGCCTGCATCGCGATTGCGACTGGCGGGATTGGGCCGCCGATACGCTGGGTGTGCTGGTCGCCTTGGCGGCGGTGCGGGTGCTCTATGCCCTGTTTCGCAGCCGGCAGCCGCGACCCACGCTGCATTAAGCTGCTCCCCGAAAGGCAGCGGAAAGGACGTTGATGTCGCTGCCCGTTCTGAACTTGTCCTCCTCCAGCACGGGCCCGAGGCCTTCCCTGCCGCATCGCACCAAAGCGCAAAAGCCCGCATCCATGGCCGTCACCGGCCCCGCATCTGTATCAATATGACGCGATGCGATTGCCTTGCCGCGTTTTTTTGCTAGCAGAGGCCCTGTGACGACAGCCTTCCCCCC includes the following:
- a CDS encoding VanZ family protein, with protein sequence MTIDKPSRGVFLLLLATVLYLTLMPSPPHVALDNLPFGDKIEHFLAFGSLTFAARFGFPRMAEWLVLERLSFLGAMIEVVQGSPGLHRDCDWRDWAADTLGVLVALAAVRVLYALFRSRQPRPTLH